In one window of Candidatus Rokuibacteriota bacterium DNA:
- a CDS encoding LLM class F420-dependent oxidoreductase, whose product MKIGVVFPQTDIGNDPTAIRDYAQAVEAMGYTHILAYDHVLGANPDRPGGWKGTYDYRAAFHEPFVLFGFLAAVTHRVALATGIIILPQRQTALVAKQAAVVDVLSGGRLRLGVAVGWNAVEYEALGEDFHTRGKRIDEQIEVLRTLWTKELVTLEKRWHRISDAGLNPLPVQRPIPIWMGGLSDAALRRAARVAEGWIWSGAVRPGAEAQGLIDKAHALVAAAGRDPSAFGIEGRLVLSQLAPERWAAEVSAWRAMRGLTHLCVDTMRLGLTKPDQHVEALRRFKDATL is encoded by the coding sequence ATGAAAATCGGTGTGGTCTTTCCGCAGACCGACATCGGCAACGACCCCACCGCCATCCGCGACTATGCGCAGGCGGTCGAGGCGATGGGCTACACACACATCCTGGCCTACGATCACGTGCTCGGCGCCAACCCCGACCGCCCCGGCGGGTGGAAGGGGACGTACGACTACCGCGCTGCGTTCCATGAACCGTTCGTGCTCTTCGGGTTCCTCGCCGCCGTCACCCATCGGGTGGCGCTGGCGACCGGCATCATCATCCTGCCGCAGCGCCAGACCGCACTCGTCGCAAAGCAAGCAGCCGTCGTCGATGTCCTCTCGGGCGGGCGACTTCGTCTGGGGGTCGCCGTCGGCTGGAACGCGGTCGAGTACGAGGCGCTCGGCGAGGACTTTCACACCAGAGGCAAAAGGATCGACGAGCAGATCGAGGTCTTACGAACCCTCTGGACGAAAGAGCTTGTCACGCTCGAGAAGCGCTGGCACCGGATCTCGGACGCCGGACTCAATCCGCTGCCGGTCCAGCGACCGATTCCGATCTGGATGGGAGGCCTGAGCGACGCGGCACTGCGCCGCGCGGCGAGAGTGGCGGAGGGTTGGATCTGGTCAGGGGCGGTGCGGCCCGGCGCCGAAGCCCAGGGACTGATCGACAAGGCTCACGCGTTAGTCGCGGCGGCAGGCCGCGATCCCTCCGCGTTCGGGATCGAGGGCCGACTGGTGCTCTCCCAGCTCGCGCCTGAGCGGTGGGCCGCCGAAGTCTCCGCCTGGCGCGCGATGCGGGGCCTCACCCATCTCTGCGTGGACACCATGCGCCTTGGCTTGACGAAGCCCGACCAGCACGTCGAGGCGCTCCGGCGCTTCAAGGATGCTACGCTGTGA
- a CDS encoding fumarylacetoacetate hydrolase family protein: MRGHHAPWLDEARPARRGAPALQGCYAVSGTRRIGWCAEAVLEFLRSSAHPRLRPTQAFGLGARPARAISRGPLDPGDVIVTGTPGGVGSRRNPPVWMAKGDEVEVDISGIGVLRNPIMEE; encoded by the coding sequence CTGCGTGGACACCATGCGCCTTGGCTTGACGAAGCCCGACCAGCACGTCGAGGCGCTCCGGCGCTTCAAGGATGCTACGCTGTGAGCGGAACGCGCCGGATCGGCTGGTGCGCGGAAGCTGTCCTGGAATTCCTCCGTTCGAGCGCGCACCCACGCCTTCGGCCGACTCAGGCCTTCGGCCTGGGTGCCCGCCCGGCCCGCGCAATCTCTCGGGGGCCGCTCGATCCTGGCGACGTCATCGTCACCGGTACGCCGGGCGGCGTCGGCTCGCGGCGGAACCCGCCGGTGTGGATGGCCAAAGGCGACGAGGTGGAGGTGGACATCTCGGGCATCGGTGTCCTCCGCAACCCGATCATGGAGGAGTGA